The Nitrogeniibacter aestuarii genome has a window encoding:
- a CDS encoding ABC transporter permease yields MISIRLALRMLVRDLRAGELHLLALALIVAVASLVSVGFLTDRVSRSLNREATQLLGGDLLLSADKAWDDSVRQRARDTGLKVADTLTFSSMVSADEAFQLVAVKAVSDEYPLRGQVKTAPERNAPDRVMPGGPPAGQIWPDERVMAELGVGVGDSVQLGMKTFTVGSVLTFESDRGVNFFSMLPRVMVNTSDLAATGLIQTGSRVRYRLHLAGDRLDVERFRSEVEPTLTRGQEIESIDNARPEVRIALDRAERFLRLAATLAVVLAAVAIGLSARRFMNRHIDGCAVMRCLGAQQAQLIRIHLIQFVAFGLVASGIGVALAFAVQGTLAAGLSDMMRTALPAPSLTPVLHGLLVGLALLLGFVLPHLIGLSRVPTLRVIRRELESSRGLAMLAWATGLATLVGIVTWVANDMTLGIWVSLGFVLSLGAFAAVSALGFSAAAHAGAGARGGWRYGFQALRRRLGSHVIQATALGLGLMALLVLTLVRADLLAAWRDTVPADAPNRFVINLQAEQRDDFLAYFRDAGLPAPDVSPMIRGRLVAINGERVRPEQFEPGRAQRLAEREFNLSYGARLPNGNEIAGGRWHGQTDTPEFSIESGVADTLGISVGDEVTFDVAGQQISAPVTSSRDLRWDSMQVNFFFIASPGVLNDYPASLITSFHLPDAQHDFGLGLAKAFPNISLIDVGAVMGQVESMIERLITVVQLVFGFAVAAGVVVLLAALQSTQDERAREFAIMRALGARQQQLRQTLVVEFALMGLIAGALAGIGASLVGWLLAVKVFDMSYMPAMSPVVIGAVVGAFGVVLAGWGGARRLMRQAPLALLRDAV; encoded by the coding sequence ATGATTTCAATCCGCCTTGCCCTGAGGATGCTGGTCCGCGACCTGCGCGCCGGCGAATTGCACCTGCTCGCGCTTGCCTTGATCGTCGCCGTTGCCAGTCTGGTCAGCGTCGGCTTCCTCACGGATCGGGTCTCGCGCAGCCTCAACCGCGAGGCCACCCAGTTGCTGGGGGGCGATCTTCTGCTGAGCGCCGACAAAGCGTGGGACGATTCGGTGCGTCAGCGCGCGCGCGACACGGGGTTGAAGGTGGCCGATACGCTGACCTTTTCCAGCATGGTCAGCGCCGACGAGGCGTTTCAGCTCGTTGCAGTCAAAGCGGTTTCTGATGAGTACCCCTTGCGCGGTCAGGTCAAGACCGCTCCCGAGCGGAATGCGCCCGATCGTGTCATGCCCGGCGGCCCGCCAGCGGGGCAGATCTGGCCCGATGAGCGCGTGATGGCGGAGTTGGGCGTCGGCGTGGGTGATTCGGTTCAACTGGGCATGAAGACGTTTACCGTTGGTAGCGTACTCACTTTCGAGTCCGATCGCGGGGTGAATTTCTTCAGCATGCTGCCGCGGGTCATGGTCAATACCTCTGACCTGGCGGCGACCGGACTCATCCAGACAGGCTCTCGTGTTCGCTACCGGCTCCACCTGGCGGGAGACCGCCTGGATGTCGAACGGTTTCGTTCGGAGGTCGAACCGACCCTGACGCGTGGACAGGAGATCGAGTCCATCGACAACGCCCGGCCTGAAGTGCGTATTGCGCTGGATCGCGCGGAGCGTTTCTTGCGACTCGCGGCCACGCTTGCGGTTGTCCTCGCCGCCGTTGCGATCGGCTTGAGTGCGCGCCGGTTCATGAACCGGCATATCGACGGTTGTGCCGTCATGCGCTGCCTGGGGGCACAGCAGGCCCAGCTGATTCGAATTCATCTGATCCAGTTCGTTGCCTTCGGGCTGGTCGCTTCGGGGATTGGCGTCGCGCTGGCATTTGCGGTTCAGGGTACTTTGGCGGCGGGGCTCTCCGACATGATGCGTACGGCCTTGCCAGCGCCGAGCCTGACCCCGGTTCTGCATGGTCTGCTGGTCGGACTCGCCTTGCTTCTGGGGTTTGTCCTCCCGCATCTGATCGGGTTGTCCCGCGTGCCGACCTTGCGTGTGATTCGACGTGAGCTTGAATCGAGCCGTGGCCTCGCCATGCTGGCATGGGCGACCGGCCTTGCGACCCTGGTCGGTATTGTCACCTGGGTTGCCAATGACATGACCCTCGGCATCTGGGTCAGTCTGGGCTTTGTGCTCTCGCTCGGTGCCTTTGCCGCGGTCAGTGCGCTGGGTTTCAGTGCCGCGGCCCATGCAGGGGCCGGTGCGAGGGGAGGTTGGCGCTACGGCTTTCAGGCGTTGCGCCGACGTCTCGGCAGTCATGTGATCCAGGCAACGGCGCTCGGGCTCGGCCTGATGGCGCTCCTGGTTCTGACGCTGGTGCGTGCCGATTTGCTGGCGGCCTGGCGCGATACCGTGCCGGCCGACGCGCCGAACCGGTTCGTGATCAACCTTCAGGCAGAGCAACGCGATGATTTTCTCGCCTATTTCCGTGATGCCGGCCTGCCGGCGCCCGATGTCTCGCCCATGATCCGTGGTCGCCTGGTCGCGATCAATGGTGAGCGCGTTCGCCCCGAACAGTTTGAGCCAGGTCGGGCGCAGCGCCTGGCGGAACGCGAATTCAATCTGTCCTATGGGGCCCGATTGCCCAACGGGAATGAGATTGCCGGCGGGCGCTGGCACGGTCAGACCGATACGCCGGAGTTTTCCATCGAAAGTGGCGTGGCCGATACGTTGGGTATCTCGGTCGGCGACGAGGTGACCTTCGATGTCGCGGGTCAGCAGATCAGTGCACCGGTCACCAGTTCGCGCGATCTGCGCTGGGACTCGATGCAGGTCAATTTCTTCTTTATTGCGTCGCCGGGTGTGCTCAACGACTATCCGGCCAGTCTCATCACCAGTTTCCATCTGCCGGATGCGCAGCACGATTTCGGTCTCGGTCTGGCCAAGGCATTTCCGAATATCTCGTTGATCGACGTCGGTGCGGTCATGGGGCAGGTGGAAAGCATGATCGAGCGTCTGATCACTGTCGTGCAACTGGTCTTCGGCTTTGCCGTGGCAGCGGGTGTGGTCGTGCTGCTGGCCGCCTTGCAGTCGACGCAGGACGAGCGTGCCCGTGAGTTCGCGATCATGCGTGCGCTCGGCGCCCGGCAACAGCAGCTGCGACAGACGCTGGTGGTTGAATTTGCCCTGATGGGGCTGATCGCGGGCGCGCTGGCCGGAATCGGTGCCAGTCTGGTGGGCTGGTTGCTGGCGGTCAAGGTGTTCGACATGAGCTACATGCCCGCAATGTCGCCTGTGGTCATCGGTGCGGTGGTAGGCGCTTTCGGTGTTGTACTGGCCGGCTGGGGCGGGGCTCGACGGCTCATGCGTCAGGCACCATTGGCTTTGTTGCGCGATGCCGTTTGA
- the rmuC gene encoding DNA recombination protein RmuC: MTDTEILYGLAAGLVVLLLAVLWLVTRLRAIQADLPSAMNEHVKGLMEAQHRGLLNDLHGGLAAQSERLASNTEAQTGRLREKVETDLTATREAMHQLTLAMQVQLGEQRSETTLKLSELNNTFQSTQAKLRSEMVEQTLAKLTEHARKDRELLEVGLRAASEQMARSNEALTKTVNERLEKITGQVHERLDEGFKKTNETFTNVMARLATIDEAQKKIDGLTTNVVSLQELLGDKRARGAFGEVQLEALVRNILPPDAYEFQATLTGNVRADCVLKLPEPTGLVAVDSKFPLENYHRMFVPDAGETDRRLATSAFRADVKRHVDAIAGKYIIPNETSDGAVMFVPAEAVFAEIHAYHPELVSYAQEKKVWVVSPTTLMAVLNTARAVLKDVETRKQIHVIKDALSKLAKDFNRFDDRMQALAKHIEQAGKDVKDVQISSRKITSHFRKIESAKVDELPELDEGVDIDED; this comes from the coding sequence TTGACCGACACTGAAATTCTTTACGGACTGGCCGCCGGGCTGGTTGTTCTCCTGCTTGCGGTGCTGTGGCTGGTCACGCGCTTGCGTGCAATACAGGCCGACCTGCCGTCCGCAATGAACGAGCACGTCAAGGGGTTGATGGAAGCGCAGCACCGGGGATTGCTCAATGATCTGCACGGTGGTCTCGCAGCCCAGAGCGAACGGCTCGCGTCGAATACCGAAGCGCAGACCGGTCGCCTGCGCGAGAAGGTTGAGACGGACCTGACGGCGACGCGAGAGGCCATGCATCAACTCACGCTCGCCATGCAGGTTCAGCTCGGTGAGCAACGTAGCGAAACCACCCTCAAGCTGTCCGAACTCAACAACACCTTTCAGAGCACCCAGGCAAAACTGCGCAGCGAGATGGTTGAGCAGACCCTGGCAAAGCTCACCGAGCATGCTCGCAAGGACCGAGAGCTTCTGGAAGTCGGCTTGCGTGCCGCATCCGAGCAGATGGCGCGCAGTAACGAGGCGCTCACGAAAACGGTAAACGAACGGCTCGAGAAGATCACCGGGCAGGTTCATGAGCGGCTCGATGAGGGCTTCAAGAAAACCAACGAAACCTTCACCAATGTCATGGCCCGTCTGGCCACCATTGACGAAGCACAGAAGAAGATCGACGGCCTGACCACCAACGTTGTCAGCCTGCAGGAGCTGCTCGGGGATAAACGGGCGCGAGGTGCCTTTGGTGAAGTTCAGCTCGAGGCGCTGGTACGCAACATCCTGCCGCCCGACGCGTACGAGTTTCAGGCCACACTTACCGGAAACGTTCGCGCCGACTGCGTGCTGAAGCTGCCGGAGCCCACCGGGTTGGTCGCGGTGGATTCAAAGTTTCCGCTCGAAAACTATCACCGCATGTTCGTCCCGGATGCGGGCGAGACTGATCGCCGTCTTGCGACCAGCGCGTTTCGAGCGGACGTCAAGCGTCACGTCGATGCCATTGCCGGCAAGTACATCATCCCTAACGAAACGTCAGACGGCGCGGTCATGTTCGTGCCGGCGGAAGCCGTTTTTGCCGAAATTCATGCCTACCATCCCGAACTGGTGAGTTATGCCCAGGAAAAGAAAGTCTGGGTGGTCTCGCCAACGACCTTGATGGCGGTGCTCAATACGGCCCGGGCTGTGCTTAAGGATGTGGAGACGCGCAAACAGATTCACGTCATCAAGGACGCACTGTCCAAGCTCGCGAAGGATTTCAACCGGTTTGACGACCGCATGCAGGCCTTGGCCAAGCACATCGAACAAGCCGGAAAAGACGTCAAGGACGTGCAGATCAGCTCGCGCAAGATCACGTCTCACTTCCGCAAGATCGAGTCGGCCAAAGTTGACGAGTTGCCGGAGCTGGACGAGGGCGTGGACATCGATGAGGACTGA
- the moaA gene encoding GTP 3',8-cyclase MoaA: MVFCPVTTRQNSDPMAANNESPLVDTLGRPIRDLRISVTDRCNFRCEYCMPRSVFDKDYQFLSRAELLSFEELVRVARIFNELGVQKVRITGGEPLLRRNVDKLVGALAKIEGLELTLTSNGVLMTRMAPKLAAAGLHRVTVSLDALDDATFKKIADVDLSVEDVIKGIDAARDAGLAPVKVNMVVKRGVNDDQIVAMAERFRGTGHILRFIEFMDVGSSNGWRMDDVVPSQEVIDRINVKFPLEPVERNYTGEVAERWQYVDGHGEIGVISSVTQAFCRDCSRIRLSTEGKLFTCLFATEGFDLRSPLRAGASDAELIDMIRTLWRKRSDRYSEIRTSNTRPMKRIEMSYIGG; encoded by the coding sequence ATGGTGTTTTGCCCCGTGACTACACGACAAAACTCAGACCCCATGGCAGCGAACAACGAATCTCCCCTCGTCGACACCCTCGGGCGTCCGATTCGCGATTTGCGCATTTCCGTGACCGATCGCTGCAATTTTCGCTGTGAATATTGCATGCCCCGCTCGGTCTTCGATAAGGACTACCAGTTTCTTTCACGTGCCGAGCTGCTGAGCTTTGAGGAGCTGGTTCGTGTTGCTCGCATATTCAACGAACTGGGCGTTCAGAAAGTACGTATTACCGGCGGCGAACCGTTGCTGCGTCGAAACGTGGACAAGCTGGTTGGCGCTTTGGCCAAGATCGAGGGTCTGGAACTCACGCTGACCAGCAATGGTGTTTTGATGACCCGCATGGCGCCGAAGCTCGCAGCGGCCGGACTTCACCGGGTCACAGTGAGTCTCGACGCGCTGGACGACGCCACCTTCAAGAAAATCGCCGACGTCGATCTCTCTGTCGAAGACGTGATCAAAGGCATCGATGCGGCTCGCGACGCCGGTCTGGCGCCGGTCAAGGTCAACATGGTCGTCAAGCGTGGCGTCAACGATGATCAGATTGTCGCCATGGCGGAGCGATTCCGTGGCACCGGGCACATACTCCGGTTCATCGAATTCATGGATGTGGGCAGCAGCAACGGATGGCGCATGGACGACGTGGTGCCGTCTCAGGAAGTGATCGATCGCATCAACGTGAAGTTCCCGCTCGAACCGGTCGAACGCAACTACACCGGTGAAGTCGCCGAGCGCTGGCAATACGTGGATGGCCATGGCGAGATCGGGGTCATCTCTTCGGTGACTCAGGCCTTCTGTCGAGACTGTAGCCGGATCCGCCTGTCGACCGAAGGCAAACTCTTCACCTGCCTGTTCGCCACCGAGGGGTTCGATCTGCGCTCGCCATTGCGCGCCGGTGCAAGTGACGCTGAACTCATCGACATGATTCGCACGCTGTGGCGGAAGCGCTCTGATCGCTACTCAGAGATTCGCACATCGAACACACGCCCGATGAAGCGCATCGAAATGTCCTACATCGGCGGCTGA
- a CDS encoding AsmA family protein, with protein MIEEEVVYVRTEEGEAKAKQPRSISSHELRAMLLLIDGRLSVRELRRRFGKSLAIDKSIAELTRLGWVVRDAEHDAAELDLVARKEAPEDEADAIEESPDTALAEVSREAQARAAHRNPEGQSVDLPLTVDPDFDDRKNASMDGAGKAQDDADESPDWDPEATEINTYTIDAVESVEPVEEYDQTAYEQSETMEEHRVDEPTRMPSDERVDNAEAEVNALKSSEPPVLQLDDEPSRAASDTRIEPTAEREPPADELDDARPEPVESQSAKVDASAAESERPGGDRGPTIADRTRGSMIAARFFIERLGRLILPLAAVAAVIALVAGAFLLPERHRDDIEAAIVDHLGRPVTMSELRLTEAGGGSLALERVAIPALPSVNAKAVLLKPDWSATLSSFEWRFVAVIVGLNGQAEELGQVMQAPLDYGRLTGIQLVDAGVTVGVERWGGLSGSMAVIGSNGEHEAELYNEDRSLTIKVRPGAHGLALNVVGIQRPLAVFPALKFDSYEMQAELEAERLTVSAFGAAGFGGKVTGEGTLLSAPIAQLDGSVGFSKVDIERFIAVLGWPIALSGSADASLAIKASAETPSLINRTDSLNGSFSVDSGALGRMDFGAALRERGRGKIQGGETRFERLAGDLSYQDGAINVTIKSLDAGALDASGRLLMAVDGELSGRMSAVVASAGRQVRTPITVSGTVTAPVLETPKPVVPVIKAEPVVPAPSTSSPALESSVPGDEVPVAPGELRQ; from the coding sequence ATGATCGAAGAAGAAGTCGTTTACGTGCGCACCGAAGAGGGTGAGGCCAAGGCTAAACAGCCTCGGTCGATCAGTTCGCACGAGTTGCGTGCGATGCTGCTTTTGATTGATGGGCGCCTCTCGGTCAGAGAGCTGCGCCGTCGATTCGGTAAATCCCTCGCCATCGATAAATCGATCGCTGAACTCACCAGGTTGGGCTGGGTGGTGCGCGATGCAGAGCATGATGCAGCGGAACTCGATCTCGTGGCACGAAAGGAAGCGCCGGAGGACGAAGCCGATGCCATCGAAGAGTCTCCCGATACGGCGTTGGCCGAAGTCAGCCGTGAGGCTCAGGCGCGTGCGGCTCATCGAAATCCTGAAGGGCAGTCTGTTGATCTTCCCCTCACCGTCGATCCTGATTTTGATGACCGAAAGAACGCGTCGATGGATGGGGCCGGCAAGGCACAGGACGACGCGGATGAATCCCCGGACTGGGATCCGGAGGCGACCGAGATCAACACGTACACCATCGACGCGGTCGAGTCTGTTGAGCCGGTTGAGGAGTACGATCAGACCGCGTACGAGCAGAGTGAAACGATGGAAGAGCATCGGGTCGACGAGCCGACTCGAATGCCGTCCGATGAGCGCGTTGACAATGCTGAGGCTGAGGTCAATGCGCTGAAATCGTCCGAGCCGCCCGTGCTCCAACTCGACGATGAACCTTCCCGCGCTGCGAGTGATACGCGGATCGAGCCGACGGCTGAGCGTGAGCCCCCTGCCGACGAACTGGACGACGCGCGTCCAGAGCCGGTCGAGAGCCAGAGTGCGAAGGTCGACGCCTCAGCCGCCGAAAGCGAACGACCCGGCGGCGATCGAGGCCCCACCATAGCGGACCGAACGCGTGGTTCCATGATCGCCGCACGTTTCTTCATTGAACGCCTGGGGCGGTTGATTCTTCCGCTCGCTGCCGTTGCGGCTGTGATCGCCCTGGTCGCGGGCGCATTCCTACTGCCTGAGCGGCACCGCGACGATATTGAAGCGGCTATCGTGGATCATCTAGGCCGACCGGTCACCATGTCGGAGTTGCGTTTGACCGAGGCTGGCGGTGGGAGTCTTGCGCTCGAACGCGTCGCGATTCCTGCCTTGCCGTCAGTCAATGCGAAGGCTGTCCTGCTCAAGCCCGACTGGAGCGCCACCTTGTCGAGCTTCGAATGGCGCTTTGTGGCTGTCATTGTCGGCCTCAATGGCCAGGCAGAAGAGCTGGGTCAGGTGATGCAGGCACCGCTCGATTACGGGCGGCTGACCGGGATTCAGCTTGTCGATGCTGGTGTGACTGTCGGTGTTGAACGCTGGGGCGGGCTGTCAGGCAGCATGGCGGTGATAGGGTCGAACGGTGAGCACGAAGCCGAGTTGTACAACGAGGACCGCAGCCTGACGATCAAGGTCCGTCCGGGAGCACATGGCCTGGCGCTGAATGTCGTGGGGATACAACGCCCCTTGGCGGTATTTCCTGCATTGAAGTTTGACAGCTACGAGATGCAGGCTGAACTTGAGGCTGAGCGATTGACGGTTTCGGCGTTCGGCGCAGCGGGTTTCGGCGGGAAGGTCACGGGGGAGGGCACGCTGCTGTCTGCCCCGATTGCGCAACTTGATGGCTCCGTTGGGTTCAGCAAGGTCGATATCGAGCGCTTCATTGCTGTTTTGGGGTGGCCGATTGCCCTGAGTGGCAGTGCGGATGCCAGCCTGGCCATCAAGGCAAGTGCCGAAACCCCATCGCTGATCAACCGAACCGATTCGCTGAACGGTAGCTTCAGCGTTGATTCGGGTGCGCTTGGGCGTATGGATTTTGGAGCGGCGCTCAGAGAGCGAGGCCGCGGCAAGATTCAGGGGGGCGAAACGCGGTTTGAACGTCTGGCCGGCGATTTGTCGTATCAGGATGGTGCCATCAATGTCACCATCAAGTCGCTGGATGCCGGGGCGCTGGATGCCAGTGGCCGGTTGTTGATGGCGGTGGACGGGGAGCTCTCCGGGCGTATGAGTGCCGTCGTTGCGTCCGCCGGGCGTCAGGTGCGCACGCCCATTACGGTGTCGGGTACGGTCACAGCGCCGGTGCTGGAGACGCCCAAACCCGTTGTGCCCGTGATAAAGGCTGAACCCGTTGTGCCCGCGCCATCTACGTCGTCTCCCGCCCTTGAGTCGAGTGTGCCTGGAGATGAGGTGCCGGTTGCACCCGGAGAACTCCGGCAATAA
- a CDS encoding amino acid aminotransferase: MTSIFAAVEMAPRDPILGLNEAFQADTRAEKVNLGVGVYYNDAGKIPLLGAVRSAEEARLKEAPARGYQPIEGAAAYNKAVQGLLFGANAELVAAGRAITFEALGGTGALKIGADFLKRVNPEAQVLISNPSWENHRALFEAAGFEVGTYAYYDASTRGVNFDGMLTSLRGAAAGTIVVLHACCHNPTGADLSADQWAQVVEVVRSQNLVAFIDMAYQGFADGIEPDAVALRLFAESGLEFFVASSFSKSFSLYGERVGALTIVTDNKETSTRVLSQVKRVVRTNYSNPPTHGGAVVAAVLSSPALRQQWEDELAGMRDRIREMRVALVEKIKAAGAEQDFSFVVRQRGMFSFTGLTADQVEKLKQDFGIYAVSSGRICLAALNSGNIDYVAKAIATVIKA; the protein is encoded by the coding sequence ATGACTTCGATCTTTGCCGCGGTGGAGATGGCACCACGCGACCCGATCCTCGGCCTTAACGAAGCCTTTCAGGCAGACACCCGAGCCGAGAAAGTGAATCTGGGCGTCGGCGTCTACTACAACGATGCAGGCAAGATCCCCTTGCTTGGAGCCGTTCGGTCCGCAGAAGAGGCTCGCCTCAAGGAAGCGCCGGCCCGGGGCTATCAGCCGATTGAAGGTGCTGCGGCCTACAACAAGGCAGTCCAGGGCCTCCTGTTCGGCGCCAACGCCGAGCTGGTCGCAGCTGGTCGCGCGATTACGTTCGAAGCCCTCGGCGGAACCGGGGCCCTGAAGATCGGCGCCGACTTCCTCAAGCGCGTCAATCCCGAAGCTCAGGTGCTGATTTCCAATCCGAGCTGGGAAAACCACCGCGCCCTGTTCGAAGCCGCCGGCTTTGAGGTTGGCACCTACGCCTATTACGACGCGTCCACTCGCGGTGTCAATTTCGACGGCATGCTCACCAGCCTGCGTGGTGCTGCCGCTGGCACGATTGTCGTTCTCCACGCCTGCTGCCATAACCCCACGGGTGCGGACCTGAGCGCCGACCAATGGGCTCAAGTTGTCGAGGTGGTTCGTAGCCAGAATCTCGTCGCGTTCATCGACATGGCCTATCAAGGCTTTGCTGATGGCATTGAGCCCGACGCCGTCGCCCTGCGTCTGTTTGCCGAGTCCGGCCTCGAATTTTTTGTTGCCAGCTCGTTCTCGAAGTCCTTTTCTCTGTACGGTGAGCGCGTCGGCGCACTGACCATCGTCACCGACAACAAGGAAACCTCCACCCGGGTGCTCTCCCAGGTCAAGCGGGTCGTGCGCACGAACTACTCCAACCCGCCAACACACGGCGGCGCGGTTGTCGCAGCGGTGTTGTCCAGCCCTGCGCTGCGCCAGCAATGGGAAGATGAACTGGCAGGCATGCGTGATCGCATTCGCGAAATGCGCGTTGCCCTCGTTGAAAAGATCAAGGCAGCCGGCGCAGAACAGGATTTCTCGTTCGTGGTTCGTCAACGAGGCATGTTCTCGTTCACTGGACTCACCGCCGATCAGGTCGAGAAACTCAAGCAGGATTTCGGTATCTACGCCGTCTCTTCGGGCCGCATCTGCCTGGCTGCATTGAACTCAGGCAATATCGACTACGTTGCCAAGGCGATCGCCACGGTCATCAAAGCCTGA
- the uvrB gene encoding excinuclease ABC subunit UvrB: MSDAAESARVVTYEGSPFRLHQPFPPAGDQPAAIDSLVEGINDGLMYQTLLGVTGSGKTYTMANVIARCGRPALVLAHNKTLAAQLYSEFREFLPENAVEYFVSYYDYYQPEAYVPSRDLFIEKDSSINEHIEQMRLSATKSLMERRDVVIVATVSCIYGIGDPVDYHSMVLHLREGEKVAHRDLVRRLVTMQYTRADIDFRRGTFRVRGDVVDIFPAENAELAVRVEMFDDEIEHLTLFDPLTGHLKHKLARFTVYPSSHYVTPRATVLRAIDGIKDELRDRVAQFQQSGKLVEAQRIEQRTRFDLEMLNELGFCKGIENYSRHLSGRAPGEPPPTLIDYLPNDGLLFVDESHVSIPQVGAMYKGDRSRKENLVEYGFRLPSAVDNRPLKFEEFERLMPQTVFISATPSDYEARHQGQVVEQVVRPTGLIDPEVQVRPAITQVDDLLSEIHRRVALEERILVTTLTKRMSEDLTDYMTENGVRVRYLHSDIDTVERVEIIRDLRLGLFDVLVGINLLREGLDIPEVSLVAILDADKEGFLRSERSLIQTIGRAARNVKGTAILYADRITDSMRRAMDETDRRRTKQIAFNEEHGITPKSVTKRVKDIIDGVYGTQENDDVARATAPRADYTAMDEKALSKAIRQLEKKMQEAARNLEFEEAASLRDELFRLRAQAFGADQHGPDEQETR; encoded by the coding sequence ATGTCGGACGCAGCAGAATCTGCACGGGTTGTGACGTATGAAGGCAGTCCGTTTCGTTTGCATCAGCCATTTCCGCCTGCAGGTGATCAGCCTGCGGCAATCGACAGTCTGGTCGAGGGCATCAATGATGGGTTGATGTATCAGACCCTGCTCGGCGTCACCGGGTCGGGCAAGACGTACACCATGGCTAATGTGATCGCCCGCTGTGGGCGCCCGGCACTGGTACTGGCGCATAACAAGACGCTGGCCGCCCAGTTGTATTCGGAGTTCCGGGAGTTCTTGCCCGAGAACGCAGTGGAGTACTTCGTCTCCTACTACGACTATTACCAGCCTGAAGCCTACGTGCCCTCGCGAGACCTTTTCATTGAAAAGGACTCGAGCATCAATGAACACATCGAACAGATGCGTCTGAGCGCCACCAAGAGTCTGATGGAGCGACGGGACGTGGTCATTGTTGCCACCGTCTCGTGCATCTACGGTATCGGTGACCCGGTCGACTATCACAGCATGGTGCTTCACCTGCGGGAGGGCGAGAAGGTGGCCCATCGCGATCTGGTGCGTCGCTTGGTCACGATGCAATACACCCGCGCCGATATCGATTTCCGTCGGGGAACCTTCCGTGTCAGGGGGGATGTCGTCGATATCTTTCCTGCGGAAAACGCGGAACTTGCCGTGAGAGTTGAAATGTTCGACGACGAGATCGAACACCTGACCCTGTTTGATCCTTTGACCGGCCATCTCAAACACAAGCTGGCTCGCTTTACCGTATACCCCTCCAGCCACTATGTGACGCCGCGTGCCACCGTCTTGCGTGCCATCGATGGCATCAAGGACGAGTTGCGTGATCGGGTTGCCCAGTTCCAGCAGTCCGGCAAACTGGTCGAGGCGCAGCGCATCGAGCAACGGACCCGGTTTGATCTGGAGATGCTCAACGAACTTGGTTTCTGCAAGGGCATCGAAAATTATTCACGACACCTGTCCGGACGCGCACCAGGCGAGCCGCCGCCCACGCTCATCGATTACCTGCCCAACGACGGGCTTCTGTTCGTGGATGAGTCACACGTGAGCATTCCGCAGGTGGGTGCCATGTACAAGGGTGACCGCTCGCGGAAAGAAAATCTGGTCGAGTACGGGTTCCGTCTGCCGTCTGCTGTCGACAACCGCCCCTTGAAATTCGAGGAGTTCGAACGCCTGATGCCGCAGACCGTCTTCATCTCGGCGACGCCATCTGATTATGAGGCGAGGCATCAGGGGCAGGTGGTTGAGCAGGTCGTGCGCCCGACGGGGCTGATTGATCCTGAGGTGCAGGTGCGTCCGGCGATTACGCAGGTTGACGATCTGCTATCCGAGATACACAGGCGGGTCGCGCTCGAAGAGCGCATTCTGGTAACGACGCTGACCAAGCGCATGTCCGAAGACCTTACGGACTATATGACCGAAAACGGCGTTCGTGTCCGCTACCTCCACTCGGACATCGATACGGTTGAACGTGTGGAAATCATTCGTGACCTTCGTCTGGGGCTCTTTGACGTGCTGGTTGGCATCAACCTGCTCAGAGAGGGGCTCGATATTCCGGAGGTTTCTCTGGTCGCCATTCTTGACGCAGACAAGGAAGGGTTTTTGCGTTCGGAACGTTCGCTGATTCAGACGATCGGGCGCGCGGCTCGGAATGTCAAAGGTACCGCCATTCTCTACGCGGACCGGATTACCGACTCCATGCGGCGAGCGATGGACGAAACCGATCGTCGCCGGACGAAGCAGATCGCTTTCAATGAAGAACACGGCATCACACCCAAGTCGGTCACAAAGAGGGTCAAGGACATCATCGACGGCGTCTACGGTACGCAAGAAAATGACGATGTTGCCCGCGCAACTGCGCCCCGTGCGGACTACACTGCAATGGACGAGAAGGCGCTATCCAAGGCCATTCGTCAGCTCGAAAAGAAAATGCAGGAAGCGGCGCGCAATCTTGAGTTTGAAGAAGCTGCCTCACTGCGTGACGAACTGTTCCGTCTGCGCGCCCAGGCATTTGGCGCTGATCAGCACGGACCCGATGAGCAGGAGACAAGGTGA
- a CDS encoding low molecular weight protein-tyrosine-phosphatase, translating to MKRRILFVCTGNICRSPTAEAVARHWLRMVGLDGEVQVDSAGIGGYHVGEAPDARSQQFASKRGYDMSKLRARKITADDYAKFDLILAMDQGHYQHMKRKCPDHLSHKLKMFLEYATNVDGREVPDPYYGGLSGFDHVLDLCEAGVHGIIDSLREELV from the coding sequence GTGAAACGACGCATTCTTTTTGTGTGCACCGGAAACATCTGCCGGTCCCCCACAGCCGAGGCCGTTGCGCGACACTGGTTGCGCATGGTCGGGCTCGATGGCGAGGTGCAGGTGGATTCTGCCGGTATTGGCGGCTACCACGTCGGTGAAGCGCCAGATGCCAGGAGTCAGCAATTCGCCAGCAAACGCGGCTACGACATGAGCAAGCTGCGTGCTCGCAAGATCACGGCAGACGATTATGCGAAGTTCGATCTGATTCTGGCGATGGACCAGGGGCACTACCAGCACATGAAGCGCAAGTGTCCTGATCATCTCAGCCACAAGCTCAAGATGTTTCTTGAGTACGCTACCAATGTGGATGGACGTGAAGTGCCCGACCCGTATTACGGCGGGCTGTCAGGTTTTGATCACGTGCTCGATCTGTGCGAGGCGGGGGTGCACGGCATCATCGACAGCCTGAGGGAAGAATTGGTTTGA